One stretch of Sylvia atricapilla isolate bSylAtr1 chromosome 4, bSylAtr1.pri, whole genome shotgun sequence DNA includes these proteins:
- the UGT8 gene encoding 2-hydroxyacylsphingosine 1-beta-galactosyltransferase translates to MKPYAPAFILLWSAVGIARAAKIVVVPPIMFESHLYIFKTLASALHDQGHQTVFLLSEGREIPPSNHYRLQRYPGIFNSSTSDDFLQSKMRSIFSGRLTALELFDILEHYSKNCDMIVGNRNLMSALKQEKFDLLLVDPNEMCGFVIAHLLGVKYAVFSTGLWYPAEVGAPAPLSYVPEFNSLLTDHMNLFERIKNTVVYLISRFGVSFLVLPKYERIMQKHKVLPERSMYDLVHGSSLWMLCTDVALEFPRPTLPNVVYVGGILTKPASPLPEDLQAWVNGAHEHGFVLVSFGAGVKYLSEDIANKLAQALARLPQRVIWRFSGNKPRNLGNNTKLIEWLPQNDLLGHSNIKAFLSHGGLNSIFETMYHGVPVVGIPLFGDHYDTMTRVQAKGMGILLNWKTMTESELYEALVKVINDPSYRQRARRLSEIHRDQPGHPVNRTVYWINYILRHNGAQHLRAAVYSISLFQYFLLDIALVLLVGAALLYYVLARMAKLICKQSKHLWSNDKHSAVNGHYQNGIPNGKYRRNGHIKHEKKVK, encoded by the exons ATGAAGCCGTACGCTCCAGCCTTCATTCTCCTGTGGAGTGCTGTCGGGATAGCGAGGGCTGCCAAAATCGTTGTTGTGCCGCCAATTATGTTTGAAAGCCATCTTTATATTTTCAAGACTCTGGCCTCAGCCTTGCATGACCAAGGTCACCAGACAGTGTTTCTCCTCTCTGAGGGCAGAGAGATTCCTCCATCTAATCACTACAGACTTCAGCGCTACCCAGGGATCTTTAACAGCAGCACCTCGGATGATTTCCTCCAGTCCAAGATGAGGAGTATCTTCTCGGGGAGACTGACTGCCCTCGAACTGTTCGATATCCTGGAGCACTATTCCAAGAACTGCGACATGATCGTTGGCAACCGAAACCTCATGAGTGCcctcaaacaggaaaaatttgACCTGCTCCTGGTAGATCCCAATGAGATGTGTGGATTTGTTATAGCCCATCTTTTAGGGGTTAAATACGCCGTGTTTTCCACTGGCCTCTGGTATCCAGCAGAAGTGGGCGCTCCAGCTCCCCTGTCCTACGTTCCAGAATTTAACTCGCTGCTCACAGATCACATGAACCTATTTGAGAGGattaaaaatactgttgttTACCTTATTTCAAGATTTGGAGTCAGTTTTTTGGTTCTGCCAAAATACGAAAGGATAATGCAGAAACACAAGGTTCTTCCAGAGCGGTCCATGTACGACTTGGtccatggatccagcctgtgGATGCTTTGCACTGACGTAGCACTGGAGTTTCCGAGACCTACGCTTCCCAACGTCGTTTATGTGGGAGGAATCCTAACGAAGCCGGCCAGCCCTCTGCCAGAA GATCTCCAGGCGTGGGTGAACGGCGCTCACGAGCACGGCTTTGTCCTCGTCTCCTTTGGCGCTGGAGTCAAGTACCTGTCGGAAGACATCGCCAATAAGTTGGCACAAGCCCTGGCAAGGCTGCCCCAGAGGGTGATCTGGAG GTTTTCAGGAAACAAACCAAGGAATTTAGGCAACAATACCAAGCTGATCGAGTGGTTACCACAAAACGACCTCCTTG GTCACTCTAACATTAAAGCTTTCCTCAGTCACGGAGGCTTGAACAGCATTTTTGAAACCATGTACCACGGGGTCCCAGTGGTGGGCATTCCCCTCTTCGGAGACCATTACGATACCATGACCCGTGTGCAGGCCAAAGGGATGGGAATACTGCTGAACTGGAAGACCATGACTGAGAGTGAACTGTACGAAGCCCTAGTGAAAGTTATTAATGACCCCAG CTACCGGCAGCGGGCGCGGAGGCTGTCGGAGATCCACAGGGACCAGCCTGGACACCCCGTGAACCGGACTGTGTACTGGATCAATTACATCCTGCGCCACAACGGAGCCCAGCACCTCCGTGCAGCTGTTTACAGCATCTCCCTGTTTCAGTATTTCTTACTGGATATTGCCTTGGTCCTACTAGTGGGTGCTGCCTTACTTTACTATGTTTTGGCCAGGATGGCAAAATTAATCTGCAAGCAGAGCAAACATCTCTGGTCCAATGACAAACATAGCGCTGTTAATGGACACTACCAGAACGGGATCCCCAATGGCAAGTATAGAAGAAACGGCCACATTAAGCatgaaaaaaaggtgaaatga